TGATGCCATTTTAAAGAACAGCACTGGGATTCCTTATTTGTCATCGTTACGTTGGCTTTGAACCAGAATTCTTCTTGGATGGTTGTCAGCCCCTGTCTGTCTCCACAGGGCAGCCGCTTGACTGTGGTACACCTCCAGAGGTGGGGTTTAGCTAGGAAACCAGGGTTTTCTTTTCAAGGCACAATTGGGCCAGTCACTGAAAAACACTTAGTAACACATGCAATTATGGAGAGTAACTATTTCTATGTCAGGGACAGGACAAGGGAGGATACAGAAGTGTCATTCACTTTTGTCTATGGTAAGTAGAGTCTACTCACATACTCACAACAAAATTCCaatttattttctggaaaaattCCATGTTATCACTGTAAGAaggatttttatttccattttttttttttgaacctatcctggaactggctctcgtagaccaggctggccttgaactcacagagatccgcttgcctctgcctcccatgtgctgggattaacagcctGCATCACCGCTACCCCAAACAGATGTGTGTTTAGCAAGTGATTTGGAGTAGCATAGACAAAGGTGTAGAAAGCAGTGGCTGGCAAGACTCACCCAGGTTCGAGCGGAAAGCCTTGCAGGGCTCTGACTGGGAAACTTGGGTATGGCAGCCCTGTGGGTGATAGACCAAATGCTAGGACTCCTGATGGCCCCCAAATAGACTGAAGAATGTCAGCTAGGAAGCTGCTCTGCGTTCAGGAGCCTCACGACCTTTACAGCTGTTCTAGAGGGCTGACTTGTAGCACTGAGTAGGAAGGCTCTGACAGAGCGTCAAATATATCACAGAAATTGTGTCAAAAATTCCGCACGGTTCCTGCAGCGCACAGTGTAGGCACCTGGCTAGTAAGGCAGTGGCGCATTGcaggcttcctgcatgctgcgTAAGAAAACATAGGCAAACACCGAGTCTGTTTTGCAAATGTTCTGAAACCAGTCTATTAACACAGCGAGCCATTTGAAATGCAGCTCTACgtgtttggagagaaaaacacGGCTTTTATTAGGGACGTGAAACAAACTCTTTGAGCTGCAGCATCGCTGCGGGCGAGTGTAATTGCCAGGATTAAATAAATCACATCTGCGAAAGTTCAGTCCTTGGCAGCCCTCCTTATTCAGTTCTTCTCCCCTTGCTGGTTCGTTCCAGATTTATGGTCTGCATTATGTCTGGAGCCCGTACCACGCCTGCTGTCTTCCTCCTCGGCTGTTGTGCGCTTGCGCTGGGCCTCGGCTCAGGCTCCCTGGAGCACCGCGAGGCCAAGCACTACATTGCTGCAGTGTATGAGCACCGGTCGGTCCTGAGCCCAAACCCTCTGGAGCTCACCAGCCGCCAACAGGCCCTGGAGCTCATGAAGCAGAACCTCGACATCTATGAACAGCAAGTGATGGCTGCAGCCCAGAAGGCAAGAGCCCTTTTTGTCCTTAGCACagccagctgctctgagcaaggaGAAACCGCAGCCTCTCAAGGCCCCCCTGAGAAATGTGTCAGCTTTCTGGTCTGAGTTGATGGGTCAGCTGACTGGCATCTTGCTTCTCAGTAGTTAGTCAGCGGCCCAACCAACCGCACATGGCAGCTTATTAAATCGGGCCCCACTCCTGACCTCCAGAGTCAGGACCAGCAAGCTAAGCAAGGTCATCTCCAAGGAGTGTTTTCCCTCAAGCTGAAGAAGCCCCTGCCTAGGTCTTGGGTGGCTTGGCCTGGGATTTGACGGTGAAGTAAACAAGAGCTGGAGTTTGGGTCTGGTGCCCTAGCCGACTGTTCCAGAATGGGTGCAGTCTGGGCTGTGGGAGTGTGCACAGCACATCCCCGGGGGATTAATGATATtcagaaacaaacagcaacaacagaaagaaaaaaaaacccacttgaaAACCATTGAGCACAGTGAACTCCATGCTCAGAAAGGCATTCAAAGCTTACAGGAACTTGTAAGTGCCCACAGAACTGCCGCTGGCTGTCTGCCCACTGTCTGTGGGCACTTCGTGCAGATGGGGAGCCCTTAGTCCACACCCTTGTAAGGACTTCCTCTTGGCTGTCTTTCCTCTTCGGCCAGCCAGGAAGGGTGGGGTTGGAGGATAGGCTCCCCTGGGACAGGGGAGGAAGTGCTGCTCTCAGAAGAAGCTGTGGGGTGGGGAAGTCTGGAAccaagaggatctgagtttttTCCCTGTTGGTGGGGCCGCCAAGCCCAGCTGCTTGAGGAAGGCCTGCTGTGCTAATGACAATGAGCCAATGCCCTGCCTTTGCTGCCAGTGTGGACCTGGCCATGCCAACAGACCCACCACCCCATGCCCACACCTCGTGACCCGAAAGGACATAACTACCACTTCTTGGTGCACTTTAAAATCCTGGGCTAGTTAGTGTATATGGTCCAGCATTCCTCGTGGATGGCACTCCTCTCTCGTCCCCACCTGGCACCTGGCTTCTCGCCCGCCCCCCTCAGTAGCTCAGGACGCACTATTTCCCAGGTGTTCCACTGTGCTACTTCTGGGAAGGTTTCGACCACAATCTGACCTTGAAAAGCCGCTGAGTTCCATCCTCTGCACACCTGCCCCAGTCCCCCAGGAAAAGCCTGAGCTTCCAGTCCTTGTCAGACTTCTCTTAGAACTGTGGGCACGAATGCACTGCTGGGTGGCAGGGTGGGTGGCAGGGTGGGTGGCAGGCTTCTCCCAGCCTTCTTGCTCCAGGTGATGTCCCCAGTGGACTCCTGGCAGTCACATCACACTGTGTTTCCAGGGCACTTAGGACCTCCTGTTCCTTTACACACGAGGCTGTGTGCGCCCCCCTGCACTTGGGCAGTCAGCTGACAACCTGAGCAAGCCTTCCCATCCGAGCTGTTCCCTGCTCCGGCCTGTTGGGCTATTTAGGGATCTTTACTGACATCTACATAGCGTTCATGCATTTGATACTTATCCCTTTTATGTCTCTGCTGAAGTCAGTGTAAAATAAATCCCAGCTGTACTTTCAGGCCTCCTACCAGCCCTGACCCACACAAGGGCAGCCCTGACCCACACAAGGGCAGCCCTGACCCACACAAGGGCAGCCCTGACCCACACAAGNNNNNNNNNNNNNNNNNNNNNNNNNNNNNNNNNNNNNNNNNNNNNNNNNNNNNNNNNNNNNNNNNNNNNNNNNNNNNNNNNNNNNNNNNNNNNNNNNNNNTGTGGTGGAGGCACTGAATGGCACGGTGCTTCCTCAGCACCTGCAGGCTCACCTGGCTTCTCCATCTGTCCATGGTGACTACCGAATCTCCAGCTTAGAACTCCCAGACACGGTTGTGTGAGTTGTGCCAGGGGCTCACAGGGCTGCTTTGTGTTGTCCAGCGCCTTAGCTCCTACGCTGTGTTTGCGGCATCCACGTCTTACATCAGATGCACTGAAGACAGGAGTTCCCCATAGGACCCCTGGCATAGAAGGACAACAAGTCAGCTTTAAAGATTAGACTGTGCAGTCCCTAGGGTTGGTGACCTTCATTCCTCAGGAGTTCTTGACCTCATTAGGCCTGTCAGGACCCAGCCGAAGCACTGTAGTCAATGTGTAGACATAACTGAAATGGCAGGCTCCATAAGACATCCttcaagtgtttttgttttgttgttttggtttttttctgaataaaggAAAACCTCTCTCCAAGTATAATTTTCAAAACGTTAAAAGAGTGACTCatagccaagtggtggtggtgcacgcctttaatcccggcagaggcagaggcaggcggatctctgtgagttcgaggccagcctggtctacagagagttccaggacagccaaggctacacagagacaccctgtctcggaCCCCACCCCCGCAGAGGGGACTCATGCAAATACATAATGAACAGCTTTTATTTAACTCATTTGATCATGGTGGGAATTTGAAAAAGGGAATGTTGCCAGTGACCCAGCAGTGACCGGGAGAATTTGTTGCTAGCTAAAACAAGCAACTGTCTATTGTTCCTCAAGACACAGATGCAGTCTTCAGTGTGAGGATTTGTTCCATTTTGATTTTGATGAACCAGGCTCAAACTGTtagctaggctggccttgagctcaggaGCCTCCAACCTCCATCTCCTTGGAGTAATCTTTTAATTAACAAAAGGCAACGGTGGCATATTCTGTACACAGTCAAATCGCCTAACTCTGTAGCAAGCCTGCTAATCTGGAAAGGCAGGCCATCTCCATCTTGAGTTTGTTTGCGCCGCCAAGGCTCGTTGTGCAATGGGAAGGTCATTGTCACTCAGTGCTATGGGGAGCCACACCAGTTTGTCGATGCGTATTAAGAATGTAAAacttgctgggcaatggtggttgcactgggaagcagaggcaggatgatctctatgaatttgaggctagcctggcctacagagtgagtttcaggatagccagggctacacaaagaaaccctgtcttgaaaaacggaaaaaaaaaaaaaaaggaatgtaaaACTTTTCCCGCTCTTTAACCCAGCAGTTTCACATGTGAAATTCACTGTATTCTAAGTGGAAGCCAACTAAAGACATGAGCACCTCTCAGTCAGGGTAGTGAGCgccacacacagaccacacaccgACAGCTGCCTCAGCTTTGGTTTTACTGCAGAGGTTGCATTCCGATGATCAAGGGAGGAGAAATGGTGGCATCTTACGTATGAGGTGGCCCTTACAGTTGGCATGTCTGCTTGTTCTCTATGAGAAAGACAAATGCTACACAATAGACCGTCTCATCAGCACCCAGACACACAGGGAAGAGGACTGGCAGAATGACAGCAGGCATCTTTGTGTTAGAGATATGCACTGATGGATTTAAGGTTTTTGGTCTTGCAGATTTTTATATGGTTAGACTTTGGAGCTTTTAGAACCAGAAGTGGGTAAACAAACCTAAATAAAATTGCAGTTCCCTGAGAACTAAGTGCTGGCGAGCCTGCTATTGTGTGTGGCCCGCCCTCACTACCTGCCGCCTCCACCCTCTGCACTGGGCCGACATCTAGGCCTGACATTTTTGTCCACAGAGCTGGAGAGTCCCCAGAGAGCGAGGTGAGATGAGGGCGGAGGGCTGCcctgtttgtttctctctccctaaGTTGCTGTAGATGCCACAGTGTGGGGAGAGGCCCgcagagcagcaagagctcctaAAGGGACTCTTAAGTCCCACACAGAGCAGCAAGAGCCCCTAAAGGGACTCTTAAGTCCCGGGTGGGAGCTGCTTTTTGTACCGCACATTTGCTGCTCATCCATGGCCCCCAGAGTCCAACCGTGACTACACAGTGGAATCTTTTGAACAAACACTGCAGCCAGGGCTCACCCACATTCCAGTCGGCTGTTTTATGGATGGGCCTCCATATCAGAGTTTTTCCCAGAAGTTCCCCAGCTGACTTAGGCATGAGAGGATGGGCAAGAGCAGCTGGACTAGAGGCGtctgctcccccctccctccatccccacaTGCTGGTGGTTCTTCTTCCAGGACACGGGCACACGTGCCGCCACATCCAGCGCTTGGGCGGTCAACTGATGGCCCGAGAGCAAGCCTTCCCACTGAGCTGAGTTGAGCCATCTTCTTCCCAGCCCCTGTCTGTAGGCTTGTTGATGTTTGGCAGCCAAGAACGTGGTGCTTCCTTACTTCCCGACACTCTCCTGTCTTTCTACTTACAGGGTGTGCAGATTATAGTGTTCCCAGAAGATGGCATCCATGGGTTCAACTTCACAAGAACATCCATTTACCCATTCTTGGACTTCATGCCGTCTCCCAGGCTGGTCAGGTGGAACCCCTGTCTGGAGCCCTTTCGGTTCAATGACACGGAGGTAGGTGAGAGCAGAACCAGGTCCTTGGCCGAAAGCCACAGCATGCTGCCTGAGGTCTGAAGGAGGTCTGGGCTCCAAACCACCAAACCCAAACACCCCAGGCCCCGTGTTAACTAATAATATAGGACATTACTCAGCTGCCGGGCTTTTCACTGGTGAATTACACAAAAAACACACGCAAACTGAAACATTTTAAGCAAGTCaagttcaaacaaaacaaaacactctaaaAGTTCAGCTCAGCACTGCCTGGCCCTCATCCACTGGCttttctggaagcttccttccAACAGTGGTgtgctgtgctttcttttctccccctccactGACCTCCGGCCAAGCAGGAGACAAGCTCCCTTCTTTTCCCGCTTGCTATTTTAAGCACTGCTTCAGTGAGCattctgtatgtatatttttgtaaGCATGTTCAAGTTTTCCTGCAAAACTCTTGGAAATGGAATTTAATTAGTTTAATTAATATCTAATGTATTTTTCAAATACTAAATTTCGGGGTTAAAAGATGTTtgtctcattttacatacctccAGTACTAACTTGTGAGTCTGTTTTTCTGCCCTTGGGTCAACATTAGATGCAAAACTTCCTTGAGCTTTTGCAATTCTAACAAAGGTGAAGACTTGGCTCCCTGAATTTACATTTTGTCGTCACTACTGAGTTTAGTTGCAGGTGCCTCTTACGTTTGTCCTGTGAATCACATGTTCATAGCCTTTGTACACTCTCACAGCCTTTGTACACTCTCACAGCCTTTGTACACTCTCACANNNNNNNNNNNNNNNNNNNNNNNNNNNNNNNNNNNNNNNNNNNNNNNNNNNNNNNNNNNNNNNNNNNNNNNNNNNNNNNNNNNNNNNNNNNNNNNNNNNNACTCTCACAAGTCTTTTCCCACTGACTTATGATAGCTGTTTATATATGACAGACACAATACAGGAACTTCTTTACCGAAATATGATCCAAAAGGCAGTATTTAAACTTATTGTATTTATTGTCCACCCCAGGTCCTCCAGCGCCTGAGTTGTATGGCCATCAAGGGACAGATGTTTTTGGTGGCCAATCTTGGAACAAAACAGCCTTGCCTTCGCAGTGACCCCAGGTGCCCAGATGACGGGAGATACCAATTTAATACAGATGTGGTGTTCAGCCACAATGGAACCCTTGTTGCCCGTTACCGTAAGCACAATCTGTACTTTGAGGCGGCTTTTGATACCCCTGCTCATGTGGACCTCGTCACCTTTGATACCCCCTTTGCGGGCCAGTTTGGCATGTTCACTTGCTTTGATATCCTGTTCTTTGAGCCCGCCATCCAACTCCTCAGAGACTCCAAGGTGAAGCACATTGTGTACCCCACGGCCTGGATGAACCAGCTGCCGCTCTTGGCAGCCATTGAAATCCAGAAAGCATTCGCCACTGCCTTTGGTGTCAGTGTTCTGGCAGCTAACATCCACCACCCGACTCTGGGGATGACTGGCAGTGGCATCCACACCCCTCTAAAGTCCTTTTGGTACCATGACATGGACAACCCCGAAGGCCACCTTATAATTGCCCAGGTAGCCACAAACCCCCTGGGACTTGTTGGGATAGAGAATGTAACTAGTGAAACGGACCCATCCCATAGTAAGTTCTTAAAAATCCTGGCCGGTGACCTGTCCTGTGAGAAGGATGCCCAGGAAGTGCACTGTGAGGAGGCTGCCAAGTGGAACATGAACGCACCACCTACTTTCCACTCAGAGATGATGTACGACAACTTCACCCTGGTGCCTGTCTGGGGAAAGGAGGGCTATGTCCAGGCCTGCTCCAACGGTCTCTGTTGTCACTTACTCTACGAGAGGCCCACCCTGTCCGAAGAGCTGTACGCCCTGGGTGTCTTTGATGGGCTCCACACGGTACACGGCACTTACTACATTCAAGTCTGTGCCCTGGTCAAGTGTGGGGGCCTCGGCTTTGACACTTGTGGGCAGGAGATCTCAGAGGCACAAGGCCTGTTTGACTTTCACCTGTGGGGGAACTTCAGCACTTCCTATatctttcctctgtttctcaCCTCAGGGATGACTCTGGATACCCCTGACCAGCTCGGGTGGGAAAATGACCAC
The sequence above is a segment of the Microtus ochrogaster isolate Prairie Vole_2 chromosome 6, MicOch1.0, whole genome shotgun sequence genome. Coding sequences within it:
- the Btd gene encoding biotinidase isoform X2; protein product: MVCIMSGARTTPAVFLLGCCALALGLGSGSLEHREAKHYIAAVYEHRSVLSPNPLELTSRQQALELMKQNLDIYEQQVMAAAQKGVQIIVFPEDGIHGFNFTRTSIYPFLDFMPSPRLVRWNPCLEPFRFNDTEVLQRLSCMAIKGQMFLVANLGTKQPCLRSDPRCPDDGRYQFNTDVVFSHNGTLVARYRKHNLYFEAAFDTPAHVDLVTFDTPFAGQFGMFTCFDILFFEPAIQLLRDSKVKHIVYPTAWMNQLPLLAAIEIQKAFATAFGVSVLAANIHHPTLGMTGSGIHTPLKSFWYHDMDNPEGHLIIAQVATNPLGLVGIENVTSETDPSHSKFLKILAGDLSCEKDAQEVHCEEAAKWNMNAPPTFHSEMMYDNFTLVPVWGKEGYVQACSNGLCCHLLYERPTLSEELYALGVFDGLHTVHGTYYIQVCALVKCGGLGFDTCGQEISEAQGLFDFHLWGNFSTSYIFPLFLTSGMTLDTPDQLGWENDHYYLRKSGLSSGLVTAALYGRLYERD
- the Btd gene encoding biotinidase isoform X1: MEEPLHSVLLSQYQERCPGVCRFMVCIMSGARTTPAVFLLGCCALALGLGSGSLEHREAKHYIAAVYEHRSVLSPNPLELTSRQQALELMKQNLDIYEQQVMAAAQKGVQIIVFPEDGIHGFNFTRTSIYPFLDFMPSPRLVRWNPCLEPFRFNDTEVLQRLSCMAIKGQMFLVANLGTKQPCLRSDPRCPDDGRYQFNTDVVFSHNGTLVARYRKHNLYFEAAFDTPAHVDLVTFDTPFAGQFGMFTCFDILFFEPAIQLLRDSKVKHIVYPTAWMNQLPLLAAIEIQKAFATAFGVSVLAANIHHPTLGMTGSGIHTPLKSFWYHDMDNPEGHLIIAQVATNPLGLVGIENVTSETDPSHSKFLKILAGDLSCEKDAQEVHCEEAAKWNMNAPPTFHSEMMYDNFTLVPVWGKEGYVQACSNGLCCHLLYERPTLSEELYALGVFDGLHTVHGTYYIQVCALVKCGGLGFDTCGQEISEAQGLFDFHLWGNFSTSYIFPLFLTSGMTLDTPDQLGWENDHYYLRKSGLSSGLVTAALYGRLYERD